The segment GTTGTGGTGTATGAGCGTCTCCGTCAACGTCGCAAAGGGCAAAGCTGGGGTCAACCTTTCTCGTTTCTGGAAATCAGCGACGGCCAGGGGACGGCATGGGCAGGAGAAGCGACAGTCAAAGCAGAAGGCAATCGACGCGATGACGTAAAGATGTCCGATCGCCAAGTACTCGGCATTTCGACATTGGGCACGCTCGCCGATCATCCACGCATTGCGACTTTTCGTAGCTTCCTTTCAGGCTGGTATTTGTCATATTTCGCCCCGCATTCAGCCAGGGGCCAGCCAATGGCGGGCGCGGAACCGCACCTCGACCGTACCGGCGAGAATCTTGCGAAATACTTACAGTTCGTCGCACGCGAACATCCGTCCGGATTCCAGGCCATGCTCGATCGTATTGCCAGGAAGGTCCCGGGCGTTCAAAGCATTGAGCCGGTTGCCACACCGGACAAGCGGTTGCTCTTGCAATTTCGCTCGGAAGGCTACGCGGAGCCATTTTTCCAGCAGGATATGTCGGACGGTACTCTGAAAGTGCTGGCCTACATGCTGTTGATGGAAGACCCTAGCCCTCCACCGCTTATCGGTATCGAGGAACCAGAAAATGGATTGCATCACCAGCTTTTGGGTGACTTGGCGTGCGAGTTCAAAGAGTTTGCGCGCAAGAAGGGTGGGCCGCAGATATTGATCACGACGCATGCGCCGAACTTCGTAGACGCGCTTACTCCAGACGAGGTATGGATTCTCGAAAAAGGTGCGGATGGATTCAGTCAGATGA is part of the Planctomycetia bacterium genome and harbors:
- a CDS encoding AAA family ATPase translates to MAILEGLQIQNFRALKNVTLGKTFDNDADALPRLMAVIGANGTGKSSLMDALGFLGDCLTEGVQSACDKPNRGGLDRLRTQGSTDAIKFEVRYREHSDARPISYSLHIDNDARGRTVVVYERLRQRRKGQSWGQPFSFLEISDGQGTAWAGEATVKAEGNRRDDVKMSDRQVLGISTLGTLADHPRIATFRSFLSGWYLSYFAPHSARGQPMAGAEPHLDRTGENLAKYLQFVAREHPSGFQAMLDRIARKVPGVQSIEPVATPDKRLLLQFRSEGYAEPFFQQDMSDGTLKVLAYMLLMEDPSPPPLIGIEEPENGLHHQLLGDLACEFKEFARKKGGPQILITTHAPNFVDALTPDEVWILEKGADGFSQMTCAANIEGVRAMYDEGIPMGSLWYSNHFGIGNP